The Chloroflexota bacterium sequence TCACCGTGCCAATCTTCTCCACAGGTACGCTGATTTGCAGCATGCGCGGCGCGAACGGGCTGAGGTCTTCCCGCGTGTCGCTGATGGTCTCGCGCATGTGGTCGAGAATGAACAGCCGCGCTTCCTTCGCCTGCTCCAAGGCGTCGCGCACGACATCGAAACTGATGCTGTTCACCTTGATGTCCAGCTGAATCGCAGTGATGCCCTCGCGTGTGCCCGCGACCTTGAAGTCCATATCGCCTACATGATCTTCCATGCCCTGAATGTCGGTGATAGTTGCGTATTCGCCGTCCTCGCCGTCAATCAGCCCGATGGAGATGCCCGCGACCGGAGCCTTAATGGGAACGCCTGCGTCCATCAGCGCAAGTGTCCCTGCGCAGACGCTTGCCATGGATGTGCTACCGTTCGAGCCGAGCGCCTCGCAGACGATCCGCAGTGTATATGGAAACTCATCCTGAGTGGGCAGCACAGGCGCGATGGCGCGCTCCGCAAGTGCGCCGTGTCCGACTTCGCGGCGTCCGGGCGAGCCGATGCGCCGCACTTCGCCGACCGAGTATGGCGGGAAGTTATAGTGCAGCATGAAGCGCTTGGTGTCTTCCGGCGTCAGCGTGTCCAGCCGCTGCGCGTCACCGACCGAGCCGAGCGTCGCCACACCGAGAATCTGTGTCTCGCCTCGATTGAACAGACCGCTGCCATGCACTCTCGGCAGCAGGTTGACCGCGCTGGATATTGGGCGAATCTCGCGCCTGTCGCGTCCGTCCGGGCGCTTGCCGCCGGACAGCACATTGTGCTTGAACGCCTGCTCAAGCTGCGCCTCGAACGCGTCGCGCAGGTGATTGGATTCGTAGTCTTCGCCCAGCGCCTCGGCGACTTTGGCGCGCAGTTCGTCCAGCTTCTCGTACAAGTCAACCTTGCCGGTGGACGATGCAAATGCCTCGATTAGGCCATCACCGAGAATGTCGGCGAGCTCGTCGTCAAGCTCCGCCGGATATGCGAACGAGTCGTAACCGGACTTGGGCTTGCCGATGGCGGATACCATTTCGTCTTGGAAGTCGATTAGCCCTAGGTTGACTTCGTGTGCGAGCGCGATCGCGTCGAAGACTACTTCTTCGGGCAGTTCGCTCGCGCCTGCCTCCATCATTGTAACGCCGTCGCGTGAGCTAGACACAACGATGTCCAACTCGCTTTCGTCGATCTGTTCGTAAGTCGGGTTCACCACAAGTTCGCCGTCGATGTAGCCGACGCGCGTGGCGGCGATTGGTCCGCCGAATGGAATGTCGGAGATGGACAGCGCCGCCGATGCCGCGGTCATAACCAGCGTCTCGAACGGTGTTTCCATATCGATCGACAGCGGGGTTGCGACAATCTGCACTTCGTTGCGGAAGTCGCTAGGGAACAGCGGGCGAATCTGCCTGTCTGTCAAACGCGCCATCAGTATGCCGTGAGTGCTGGGTCGCCCCTCGCGCCGGAAGAAACTGCCGGGAATCTTGCCCCTGGAATACAGGCGCTCTTCCACATCGATGGTTAGTGGGAAGAAGTCGATGCCCTCGCGCGGCTTGGACATCGTGGCGGTGATGAGCAAGGCATTATCGCCCTGCTTGACTAGGATGGAGCCATTGGCTTGTAGTGCTAGTTGGCCGCTCTCCATGACGAGCGTGCCGGATTCATAAACGTGTTCAAACGAGTTCAGCATAAGATAACATTCCTCCAGGGGGAACGCGAGAAAGAAGAAAGGCAGCCCCGCTGCCTAGTGAACTGGGCTACCTTCTCAGACCGAGCTTGGCGATGAGCGCCCTGTAACGGCCTACGTCTTCCCTGTTGAGGTATCGAAGCAACCTGCGCCGCCTGCCGACCATCTTCAACAGGCCGCGGCGTGTGGACTCGTCGTGCTTATGGACTCTGAGGTGTTCCGTGAGTTGCTGGATGCGGGTAGTCAGGACAGCTACCTGAAGTTCGGTAGAGCCTGAGTCGTTCTCGTGGGTACGATGCTCTGCAATTACGGCTTGCTTTTCAGCCTTATTCAATCCCTTCTCCCGGGAGTTCCCCTTAAATATGATTTTCCTTCTCTTCTCAACAGCAAGTCTAGCACAGCGCAGCAGAATGGCGCAACGGATTTTGCGCTACGGCGCGACTGGCAACTGCCACCCTAATAGCCTAGTCTCCCTGATTATATAAGCATAGGATGGGGCAATTTAGAATAGGGGCAATAATGCACTTGCTTATTACAAGACATTTCACAAATGAAATTCTTCTCTGTCATTTGCTACTCTTCTCTGTCATTTCGAGCGAAGCGAGAAATCTAAAGTCGTAAATAGGTTTGCGTGCGATGATTTCAGATTCATCACTGCGTTCGGAATAACAAAAACAGTGTGGAATGACGACATTATGATTTGTGAAATCATGATTTGTGAAATCGTCTTTATTACAGCGATGCGATAAACTCGGTTACGGCGTTCTGGAAGCCGGACGGGCTGTCGCCCATGACCAGGTGCCCCGCGCCCTCGATTGTGGCTAGGCGGCTGTTGGGGATTGCTTGGTGCATCCTGTCGGCGGTGTCCAGCGCCACGATGTCGCTAGCGCCGCCGCGCACCAGCAGCGTCGGACATTGCAGCGATCGGATGTATCCCCAAAGGCGCTGCTCGGTATCAGGGTCGCTGCCCATACGCCGTCCCGGTCTGCGGAGCGCGCGGTCGTACTTCCAAGTCCAATTGCCGTTCGGCAGCTCCTTGAGGTTGTGCAGGATGCTGCCGCGCACCTGCTGCCGGTCGCGGCGCGGGTTGAACTGCAATACGCGGTCCACGAAGGCATCGACCGACTCCAGTTCGTCGTCCTGCTGTACGAAGTTGCGGATGTTGTCCGTGCCTTGCGTCATATTCTGCGGCGCGGCGTCCACTATGACCAGCGCCTTCACCTTGCCCGGGTTGTTCGCCGCGTATGTGAATGAATTCCTGCCGCCCATGGAAAGCCCCATCAGTACAAAGCCCTCCAGTCCCAGCGCATCGACGACGGCGGATATGTCCTGCTGCTGCGTCTCAGGGGAGTAGTCGCCGTCCGGCGCCCAGTCGCTGTCGCCGTGCCCGCGCTGGTCCAGAACGATGACATGGTAGTCGTCGCTGAAGCCAAGCGCGACGAAGTCCCACGAATGGCAAGTCTGCGCGAAGCCGTGCAGCAGGAGCATCGGCGGGTTGTCCGGGTTGCCCCATTCAAGGTAGTGAAAGCGCAGCCCGTTCGCATCGACGAACTTGTCCTGCGGCACGTTATCGTTTGCGAACCGCACGCCCATCGCGCGCGCCGCGTCATGTAGCGATAGTCCTTGCGTACTTGCCTGTGATCTCAAATCTCTATGCCTCCGAATATCCGCGATTTCGTTATCTTGCTGAACTTGTCAGTCGATTTTCCCGTAATGTAACGCGCCAAATCATACACCAGAAGGAAGGGTCTTGTCAGGCACGGCGCAATACCCTGAGACGATTTCATAAATCCCTAATGCTGTCATTCCGTGCTGTTCTTGTCATTCCGAACGCAGCCCTAATGCTGTCATTCCGAACGCAGTGAGGAATCTGAAATCGCCGCATGCAAACCTGTTTTTGACTTTAGATTTCTCGCTTCGCTCGAAACGACAAGGGCAAATTGCATTTGTGAAATCGTCTTAATGCCCTATAACGACGGACGCCGCGTATGCCAGTCCGTCGCCTGCTCGTAGGCGTAAGCTACTTGCAGGGCTAGGGCGTCGTTGAATGGGGACGCGGCGAGCTGCATGCCTATGGGCAAGCTGTCGGAGCTGAAGCCGCACGGCACCGATACGGTGGGGATGCCGCAGACGTTATGCGGGCGTGTGAGGCGCGGCATCATAGCGAGCTTGTGCTCAGTCTGCCCGTTGACTTCAACGATGTTCTCGCCGATTTTTGGCGCGGGGACGGCGTTGGTCGGCGCGAGCAGGATATCGTATGTCTTGAACGCGTCCGCAAAAGCGCGGTTGAAATCGGTGCGTGCTCGCTGCGCCGCAATGTATGCGACGGCGGTCGTCATCGCGCCTTCTTCCAAGCGTCCGCGCACATCCGCGCCGAAGTCGTCCGCCCGCTCACGCAGGTTGTCGAGGTGTATCTCCGCCGCCTCGGTCAGCAGAATCGTGCCGGATATGCTGATGGAATCGTTCAGCGCGGGAATGGAGCACTCTTCCACATGTGCGCCAAGCTCTTCGAGTTCGCCTGTCGCCTGCTGAACCGCCGCTCGCACTTCGTCGTCGATGATGTCGTAGAAGTAATCCTGCGGCACGCCAATCCGCAGCCCGGTGATGTCCTGCCCTAACAGGCGCGTGAAATCTTCGTCAGGGCGGTTAGCGCAGGACTGGTCGCGCGCATCGTAGCCGGCGATGGCGTTCATCACGATTGCCGCGTCCAGCACGGTGCGGGTCATTGGTCCTACGGTGTCCAGGCTGTTCGCGAGCGGGAAGACGCCGTGCCTGCTGATGCGGCCGAAGGTTGGCTTATGCCCCACGATGCCGCAAGCCGACGCGGGGATGCGCACCGAGCCGCCGGTGTCGCTGCCAAGCGTCGCCATGCACTGCCCGCCGGCGACCGATGAGCCGGAACCGCCGCTCGACCCGCCGGTGATTCGCGTGATGTCCCAGGGATTGTGCGCCGGTCCGTGGTGCGGGTTCTCGCTGGTTGCGCCGAGAGCGAACTCGTGCATCTGCAGCTTGCCCATGAGTATCGCGCCGGCGTCTTGGAATCGCTCTGTAACTGCGGCGTCGTAATCGGGCACGAAATCGCCCATTATCTTGGAGCCAATGGTCGTGCGGACGCCCTTCGTGTAGTACAGGTCTTTCAAGCCGACGGGGATGCCGTGCAGCGCGCCGCGATAGTTGCCCGCTTGTATCTCCGCCTCCGCGCTTGCGGCAGCTGCCTTCGCCTCGTCCGCGAGCAGCGTTACGAACGAGTTCAGCCGTTCGTCCGTGCTTTCAATGCGGTCAAGATGCGCCGCGACGAGTTCGGCAGGGGAAAGCCGCTTGCTTTCGATGAGAGCCGCCGCTTCGCTGATGGTGAGGTAGTGTAGATCGGATTCAGGCATTGTTTTCTCCAAGTTGGGAATCGGATTAAATCAGTTCTTGCGTGTGTTGATTGCATGGGTTATAGAGACGATTTCACAAATCCTTAATGTTGTTATTCCGAACATTCACCCCGTCATTCCGAACGCAACCCTAATACTGTCATTCCGAACGAAGTGAGGAATCTGAAGCATGTCCCTGCGAAGGCAGGGATCGTTGCCTGCAATTCCGTTTCCGACTTCAGCTTTCTCGCCTCGCTCGAAATGACAGGTATAAATTGCAATTGTGAAATCGTCTTATGAGTTATATCGGTCATGTTGAAGTTAGCAGTTTGACACTCCCTAGCCTAACCCCAGCCTCCCCCTGACGGGGAATGGACGCGCTAATCGCCGCCGGATGCGGCGCGCTGCGGTTGTTGACGGGCGGATGACATGGTTTGCTCTACTTGGTTCACTAGCGTGCCGATGTTGCGGACCTGCCTGTTGAGCATAGCTGGACCGACGGCGAATCCTGCGACCGCGAGACCGCCGATGAACACCGCCAGCGGCGCGCCGAGGTAGTTCGCTATCCAGCCGGCCTGCATTCCGCCAAGCGGCATAATGCTCCATGTCATGCCGTAGAAGCCCATCACTCTGCCGCGCATGCTGTTCGGCACCATCATCTGCAGCGAACTCATTATCGAAATCATGTAGATTGAGTTGAATATGCCGATGAAGAGCATAATCCCTAGTGCAAGCAGATATGACGGGTACGCCTGAGACGCCGTGCCGAACAGCATCAGCGACAGGCCGAATGCGGTCGCGCCGCCTATGAGCATCAACCCCTTCTGCCGGAAATTACCCACCGAGCCGAGTATCATCGTGGTGGCAAGTGCGCCGGCGCCGCTTACACCCATAAGCACGCCCTGCCCATCCGCGCCGACCTTCAGGATGTCCACTGCGAAGATGGGCATCATGAAGATATACGCCATGCCGAAGAAGCTGTTGAAGAATGTCATCGCGATGAGGAATGAGAATGCCGAATTACCGACGATGAATTTCAAGCCGTCCAGCATGTCGCGGGCGGCGTTGCCGCTGCCGCCGCGCTCTATCTGCGGCACTTTGAGCGCGACCATCACCAGCGCCATTGTTACAAAGCCCGCGCCGGATAGGAACAGCGATATGGAAGTGCCGAGGTACGCGATGATTAAACCCGCAATTGCGGGCGCCACGATGCGCGTCCCTTGCCAGATTGCGGCGTTCAGCGACACCGCGCTCATAATGGCGGAGCGCTCTATTAGGTGCGGGTACAGCGCCTGGCGTGCGGGCTGGTCGAATGCGTTAACCGCGCCGGCAAGAAACGCGATGAGCAGCAGGTTGTAGATATGCAGCGCATCGAACAGCGTCATCAGCGCGAGGATGAAGATGAGCAACGCGGTGACGATCTGGCAGGCGATGATGAGACGCCGCTTGTCGAACATGTCTGCGAACACGCCGCCGAAGAGGTTCAGAAGTATGGCAGGTATGGCGTTGAGGGCACCAACGTAGCCAAGGAACAGCGGCGAGTTCGTCAGGTCGTACGCCACCCAGAGCATGGCGAATGTTAGCATCTGGAAGCCGCTGACGGACGCCAGTGTGCCAAACCAGTATTTGCGATACGCGGGATAACGCAGCGCTGGCGGAATATAGCGCTGGAGCAAGCTGATGAAGTAGAAATACGGTGCACTAGGCGCGTGTTCGGTCAACCGCAGCCTCGCTCGAATTGCCGGGTTTAGTCGCGCAGGGGAATCCTGCCCCAAGTAACGGCGTCAGGGTTTTCGGCAAGCTGCCTGTCCCGGATCGCCTCGCGAATGTTCACCAAGGTGTCATTCACCTCACCGGTCACATAGACCCAATCGGGTTCTTCCGGAAACCAGTATGGCGATGTGATGCGAACCACCTTGTGCTCGCTGGGATTCAGATATATGCCGAACTTGGAAACATGCGGTAACATTTCAACCTCTGATAGCACTAAACTAGCATACGATAGGCGTATATTCAACGGGGATTTGGCACGGGTATTCTTGGCACGTGCTGATTATCGAATCGTCATTCCTGCGAAACCAGGAATCCAGTGTCGTTATGGACAGATCGGATTTGCATTATCAGCACATATAGAGAACACCTTGGCGTGGATGCGGCGCTACTCGACGGTTACGGATTTGGCTAGGTTGCGGGGCATGTCCACATCGCAGCCGCGCTCCACGGCGATGTAGTATGCCAGCAGCTGCATCGGGATGGCGTTCAGGATTGGCGTGATGTTCTCGGACGCTTGCGGCACCCATATCACATCGTTCGCCTTGTCGCCGATATGCTCGTCACCTTCCGTGGCGACTGCGATTACGCTGCCGCGCCGCGCCTTGACTTCGTTCACATTGCCGAGCATTTTCTCATATAGGTCGTCCTTCGGCACGAGCGCAACGACAGGCATTTTTCTGTCTATCAGCGAGATCGGACCGTGCTTCATCTCGCCTGCCGGATAGCCCTCGGCATGTATGTAGCTTATCTCCTTGAGCTTTAGCGCGCCCTCCATCGCCAGCGGATAATTCTTGCCGCGTCCCAAGAACAGGAAATTCGCGCGGCGGGAGTAGTTCAGGGCGAGGCGTTCATACTGCGCCTGCTCGGATATGAGCTGCCCTATCATCTCCGGCAGGTGCGCCAATTCCTGCACGATGGTCTTCAGCCGCTTTCGGCTTATCCTGCCGCGCTTAACGCCGAGATACGCAGCCAGCGCGTACAGCGTCACCAGCGAGCAGACGAATGTCTTCGTGCCGGCCACGCTTATCTCCAGACCGGCGCGTATGGGCAGCACAGCATCGGCAATACGCGTTGACTGTGTGCCTTCGTAGTTGCACAGCGTAACCTGCCTTGCGCCGCGCCGCTTCGACTCTTCCATCGCGCCCAGTGTGTCCGCCGTCTCGCCGGACTGCGATATGGATATGATCAGCGTGTTCTCGTCCATATAGGCGTCGCGGTATCGGAACTCGGACGAGTTGTCCACCTCGCACGCCATGCCCGCCAGCGATTCGATCCACATCCGCCCTACCATGCCGGCATGCATGCTCGTCCCCATGCCGATGATGATTGCGCGGTTGAACTGCTGTATTTCCTCGTCGGTAAATGTAAGTTCCGGCAGCGTAATGCCCGGCGGAGCGAACTGCACGCGTCCACGCAGCGTGTCGAGAACCGCGTCCGGCTGCTCGTGTATCTCTTTGAGCATGAAGTGGCTATACTCGCCCTTCGTCGCGGTCATAGCTTCGTAGGACACACGCGCCTTATTCTTTTTGACGGGCGTGCCGTCGATGCGCGTGTACTTCACTACATCACGCGTAACCGTCGCCATCTCACCTACCCCAAGATACGCCACATCTCGCACATGGGGCAGCAGCGCGGATATGTCGCTTGCGAGCAGCATTTCGTCTTCGCCATACCCGATGACGATGCCGCCCGCGTTGCCCAGCTTGAACGACACTATCTTGTCCGGCTCCTTCCTGCTCAGCACCACGACCGCATTTGCGCCTTCCATTCGGCTTGCCACGGCACGCACCGCATCTTCGAGCGAGCAGCCTTCGCGCATGTACGATTCGATGAGATTCGGGATGCACTCGGAGTCCGTCTGCGAATTGAACTTGTATCCTTTCGCTACGAGTTCCTGCTTCAGTTCTAGGTAGTTCTCGAATATGCCGTTATGCACGACCAGAATATCGCCGGTGTAATCGGAGTGCGGGTGCGCGTTGAAGTCGGTCGGTCCGCCGTGCGTCGCCCAGCGCGTATGCCCGACGCCGCTGTTGCCCTCCGGCAAGCCGTTCCGCAATATGCTGCGGAGCCTGGACAGCTTGCCCGCGGACTTGTACAGTTGCGGCATACCGACTTCGTCCAGCACGGCGATGCCGGCGCTGTCGTAGCCGCGATACTCGAGCGCGCCAAGCCCTTCAAGAATAATCGGCGCCGCCGCGCGATTGCCTATGTATCCAATAATGCCGCACATATTCTACACTCTCACCCGACACTCTCGCCCGCGCCGCGCCGTGCCGCGTTCTTTATCGCCTCTTCGTTGTACACGCCGCGAATCTCGTCGGGCAGCTGCATCGCCACGCGCTGCATTATCATATCGGAAATCGATTCGAGCAATTCACGGCTCGGTCTGCCCTCGATAGGCGGCACGGAGAACACCGGACCGATGTTCACGGTTATTTTGCCTGTCGGGTTGAACACGCGCATCCATGTGCCGAGCCTGTGCGTTCCCACGATGCCAACGGGCAGGATGGCTGCCTGCGACTGCAATGCGATTTGCGCGATGCCCGGCTTTGCCCGCGTCATGCCGTCGCGCGACCGCGTGCCTTCGGGAAACAGCACGACAGGCTTGCCAGCCCTGAGCTGCCCGACGACCCAGCGATACGCGCGAATGTCGGCGCTCTCGCGGTTGACGGGAAACGCGCCAT is a genomic window containing:
- a CDS encoding polyribonucleotide nucleotidyltransferase, whose amino-acid sequence is MLNSFEHVYESGTLVMESGQLALQANGSILVKQGDNALLITATMSKPREGIDFFPLTIDVEERLYSRGKIPGSFFRREGRPSTHGILMARLTDRQIRPLFPSDFRNEVQIVATPLSIDMETPFETLVMTAASAALSISDIPFGGPIAATRVGYIDGELVVNPTYEQIDESELDIVVSSSRDGVTMMEAGASELPEEVVFDAIALAHEVNLGLIDFQDEMVSAIGKPKSGYDSFAYPAELDDELADILGDGLIEAFASSTGKVDLYEKLDELRAKVAEALGEDYESNHLRDAFEAQLEQAFKHNVLSGGKRPDGRDRREIRPISSAVNLLPRVHGSGLFNRGETQILGVATLGSVGDAQRLDTLTPEDTKRFMLHYNFPPYSVGEVRRIGSPGRREVGHGALAERAIAPVLPTQDEFPYTLRIVCEALGSNGSTSMASVCAGTLALMDAGVPIKAPVAGISIGLIDGEDGEYATITDIQGMEDHVGDMDFKVAGTREGITAIQLDIKVNSISFDVVRDALEQAKEARLFILDHMRETISDTREDLSPFAPRMLQISVPVEKIGTVIGPGGKTIRGITEETGATVDIQEDGTVVIGSADGAAAAKAVQMIEDLTREVKVGDIFTGKVSRIMDFGAFVDILPGKDGLVHISELAEERVPSVGDVVEIGQELTVAVIQIDDLGRVNLSRRALLVDEEIDPNGREPVGGGRPQRSGGYRGGGGRGRNDRGRNDRGGRGGGGRDRG
- the rpsO gene encoding 30S ribosomal protein S15, coding for MNKAEKQAVIAEHRTHENDSGSTELQVAVLTTRIQQLTEHLRVHKHDESTRRGLLKMVGRRRRLLRYLNREDVGRYRALIAKLGLRR
- a CDS encoding alpha/beta hydrolase encodes the protein MRSQASTQGLSLHDAARAMGVRFANDNVPQDKFVDANGLRFHYLEWGNPDNPPMLLLHGFAQTCHSWDFVALGFSDDYHVIVLDQRGHGDSDWAPDGDYSPETQQQDISAVVDALGLEGFVLMGLSMGGRNSFTYAANNPGKVKALVIVDAAPQNMTQGTDNIRNFVQQDDELESVDAFVDRVLQFNPRRDRQQVRGSILHNLKELPNGNWTWKYDRALRRPGRRMGSDPDTEQRLWGYIRSLQCPTLLVRGGASDIVALDTADRMHQAIPNSRLATIEGAGHLVMGDSPSGFQNAVTEFIASL
- the gatA gene encoding Asp-tRNA(Asn)/Glu-tRNA(Gln) amidotransferase subunit GatA, with translation MPESDLHYLTISEAAALIESKRLSPAELVAAHLDRIESTDERLNSFVTLLADEAKAAAASAEAEIQAGNYRGALHGIPVGLKDLYYTKGVRTTIGSKIMGDFVPDYDAAVTERFQDAGAILMGKLQMHEFALGATSENPHHGPAHNPWDITRITGGSSGGSGSSVAGGQCMATLGSDTGGSVRIPASACGIVGHKPTFGRISRHGVFPLANSLDTVGPMTRTVLDAAIVMNAIAGYDARDQSCANRPDEDFTRLLGQDITGLRIGVPQDYFYDIIDDEVRAAVQQATGELEELGAHVEECSIPALNDSISISGTILLTEAAEIHLDNLRERADDFGADVRGRLEEGAMTTAVAYIAAQRARTDFNRAFADAFKTYDILLAPTNAVPAPKIGENIVEVNGQTEHKLAMMPRLTRPHNVCGIPTVSVPCGFSSDSLPIGMQLAASPFNDALALQVAYAYEQATDWHTRRPSL
- a CDS encoding MFS transporter codes for the protein MGQDSPARLNPAIRARLRLTEHAPSAPYFYFISLLQRYIPPALRYPAYRKYWFGTLASVSGFQMLTFAMLWVAYDLTNSPLFLGYVGALNAIPAILLNLFGGVFADMFDKRRLIIACQIVTALLIFILALMTLFDALHIYNLLLIAFLAGAVNAFDQPARQALYPHLIERSAIMSAVSLNAAIWQGTRIVAPAIAGLIIAYLGTSISLFLSGAGFVTMALVMVALKVPQIERGGSGNAARDMLDGLKFIVGNSAFSFLIAMTFFNSFFGMAYIFMMPIFAVDILKVGADGQGVLMGVSGAGALATTMILGSVGNFRQKGLMLIGGATAFGLSLMLFGTASQAYPSYLLALGIMLFIGIFNSIYMISIMSSLQMMVPNSMRGRVMGFYGMTWSIMPLGGMQAGWIANYLGAPLAVFIGGLAVAGFAVGPAMLNRQVRNIGTLVNQVEQTMSSARQQPQRAASGGD
- the glmS gene encoding glutamine--fructose-6-phosphate transaminase (isomerizing), whose amino-acid sequence is MCGIIGYIGNRAAAPIILEGLGALEYRGYDSAGIAVLDEVGMPQLYKSAGKLSRLRSILRNGLPEGNSGVGHTRWATHGGPTDFNAHPHSDYTGDILVVHNGIFENYLELKQELVAKGYKFNSQTDSECIPNLIESYMREGCSLEDAVRAVASRMEGANAVVVLSRKEPDKIVSFKLGNAGGIVIGYGEDEMLLASDISALLPHVRDVAYLGVGEMATVTRDVVKYTRIDGTPVKKNKARVSYEAMTATKGEYSHFMLKEIHEQPDAVLDTLRGRVQFAPPGITLPELTFTDEEIQQFNRAIIIGMGTSMHAGMVGRMWIESLAGMACEVDNSSEFRYRDAYMDENTLIISISQSGETADTLGAMEESKRRGARQVTLCNYEGTQSTRIADAVLPIRAGLEISVAGTKTFVCSLVTLYALAAYLGVKRGRISRKRLKTIVQELAHLPEMIGQLISEQAQYERLALNYSRRANFLFLGRGKNYPLAMEGALKLKEISYIHAEGYPAGEMKHGPISLIDRKMPVVALVPKDDLYEKMLGNVNEVKARRGSVIAVATEGDEHIGDKANDVIWVPQASENITPILNAIPMQLLAYYIAVERGCDVDMPRNLAKSVTVE
- a CDS encoding 1-acyl-sn-glycerol-3-phosphate acyltransferase, which translates into the protein MLTDWLYRICIPLQRMVLRLFADWKVNGLENVPPMGALIIIANHQSNFDPPLLSASVPRRVYFLAKASLFMGHAITWFLSSYGAFPVNRESADIRAYRWVVGQLRAGKPVVLFPEGTRSRDGMTRAKPGIAQIALQSQAAILPVGIVGTHRLGTWMRVFNPTGKITVNIGPVFSVPPIEGRPSRELLESISDMIMQRVAMQLPDEIRGVYNEEAIKNAARRGAGESVG